Proteins from a single region of Desulfurobacteriaceae bacterium:
- the hslO gene encoding Hsp33 family molecular chaperone HslO → MENREKLMKELTSSVKDDLKNYFLDRDYGVIAVPKKDALRTLVVRTTNLCEIARLKHKTSPIATAVLGRALTGVILLTSLLKHGTEQRILLRIEGNGPIGLVVAEANAKGEVRGFVQNPDVPTFVKEVDGKKKFDIAKAVGSGTLTVVKDFGFGTPYESTVPLVSGEIAEDIAYYLLKSEQIPSAVSIGVLVGETGKVEAAGGFLVQPLPGATEKAIETLEKNVKKIPPVSSLIKEGKRPEDIVEMLFEGFTPNLLALKELSFKCKCSKEVAEGGILAFPESEIEELIKEGGVSIKCNFCSEEYFFSKEELQKLLEEKRKKDQ, encoded by the coding sequence ATGGAAAATAGAGAAAAACTTATGAAAGAGCTTACCTCTTCTGTAAAGGATGATTTAAAAAACTATTTTCTAGATAGAGATTACGGAGTAATTGCTGTTCCTAAGAAAGATGCTTTAAGAACTCTTGTTGTAAGAACAACCAATCTTTGTGAAATTGCAAGGTTAAAACACAAGACCTCTCCAATTGCTACTGCAGTTTTAGGAAGAGCGTTAACAGGAGTAATACTTCTTACTTCTTTACTTAAACATGGAACCGAACAAAGGATTCTTTTAAGGATAGAAGGGAATGGGCCAATAGGTCTTGTTGTAGCTGAAGCAAACGCTAAAGGTGAAGTAAGAGGTTTTGTCCAAAATCCTGATGTTCCAACCTTCGTAAAAGAAGTAGATGGAAAGAAAAAATTTGACATTGCAAAAGCTGTTGGAAGTGGAACTTTAACTGTTGTAAAAGATTTTGGATTTGGAACTCCATATGAGAGTACCGTTCCCTTGGTTTCTGGAGAAATAGCAGAAGATATTGCTTACTATCTTTTAAAATCTGAACAGATTCCAAGTGCTGTTTCTATAGGTGTTCTTGTTGGAGAAACAGGAAAAGTAGAAGCAGCTGGAGGTTTTTTAGTTCAGCCACTTCCGGGAGCTACAGAAAAAGCAATAGAAACATTGGAGAAAAACGTAAAGAAGATACCTCCTGTGAGCTCCTTAATAAAGGAAGGTAAAAGGCCTGAAGATATTGTGGAAATGCTTTTTGAAGGTTTTACTCCAAACCTTCTTGCTCTAAAAGAGCTTTCGTTCAAGTGTAAATGTTCCAAAGAAGTAGCAGAAGGAGGAATTCTGGCATTTCCTGAAAGTGAAATAGAAGAACTTATAAAGGAAGGTGGAGTAAGTATCAAGTGTAATTTCTGTAGTGAAGAGTACTTTTTCTCAAAAGAAGAACTTCAAAAACTTTTAGAGGAGAAAAGGAAGAAAGATCAATGA
- a CDS encoding MBL fold metallo-hydrolase, giving the protein MKLTKETVLNKLVFLGTAGARYVAFGFQRQAGGLWFNFDGLNIHVDPGPGAFIHSHKKGLEPHWVDVVILSHRHLDHCADVNHILESMTLGGKKKRGILFCPKDAVDEDPVVLQFTRGNIEKTVVIKEGLTYELSEKLKVLFPIRNVHGVETYGVIFLWKKKIAYISDTAYFDELLKEYKIAENLLILNVTMKDPNPKIPHLSAVDAERIIGEIKPKVAILTHFGRTMLDGKSWEVAFDIARKTNVNVIAAHDNMVFDLEKLEIVKQR; this is encoded by the coding sequence TTGAAGCTGACAAAAGAAACCGTTTTAAACAAACTCGTCTTTCTTGGTACCGCAGGTGCCCGTTATGTAGCTTTTGGTTTTCAGAGACAAGCAGGAGGACTTTGGTTTAATTTTGATGGATTGAATATTCACGTTGATCCCGGCCCTGGAGCTTTTATCCATTCTCACAAGAAGGGGTTAGAGCCCCACTGGGTAGATGTAGTTATTCTTTCCCACAGGCACTTAGACCACTGTGCGGATGTTAACCATATTTTGGAATCTATGACCCTTGGGGGAAAGAAAAAAAGAGGAATCCTCTTCTGTCCCAAAGATGCTGTAGATGAAGATCCGGTTGTTCTTCAATTTACTCGAGGAAATATAGAGAAAACGGTAGTAATAAAAGAAGGATTGACTTATGAGTTGAGTGAAAAGTTAAAAGTTTTATTTCCTATTCGAAACGTTCACGGAGTTGAAACTTATGGAGTTATTTTCTTGTGGAAAAAGAAGATAGCTTACATCTCAGATACAGCATACTTTGATGAACTTCTAAAAGAATACAAAATTGCTGAAAATTTGTTAATCCTTAACGTTACGATGAAGGATCCAAATCCAAAGATACCTCACCTATCAGCTGTTGATGCAGAAAGGATTATAGGAGAAATAAAGCCAAAGGTTGCTATTCTTACTCACTTTGGGAGAACTATGCTTGATGGAAAGTCTTGGGAAGTTGCTTTTGATATAGCAAGAAAAACGAACGTAAATGTTATAGCAGCTCACGATAACATGGTTTTCGACCTTGAGAAGTTAGAGATTGTAAAACAAAGGTAA
- the lpxA gene encoding acyl-ACP--UDP-N-acetylglucosamine O-acyltransferase, with amino-acid sequence MVKIHPTAVVEKGAELDEGVVVEAFSYIGSNVKIGKNTVVKQGAVIEGDTTIGEECLIFGATIGVEPQDLKYRGEPSKVIIGNRVKIREYVTIHRGTEGGGMVTKIGDNVLLMAYSHVAHDCHIGNNVIVANGVQLAGHVIVEDFAIIGGLTGVHQFVRIGKHAMIGGASAVHRDVPPFTLASGNRAKLEGINIVGLKRRGFSKEEIKALSKAFDTIFKGELPFRVSLKEVEEKFGEYLCVKELLEFIKTSKRGICIA; translated from the coding sequence ATGGTCAAGATCCATCCTACTGCCGTTGTTGAGAAAGGAGCAGAACTTGACGAAGGGGTAGTTGTTGAAGCCTTTTCATATATAGGAAGCAATGTAAAAATTGGGAAAAACACTGTTGTAAAACAAGGAGCAGTAATAGAGGGTGATACAACAATAGGAGAAGAATGTCTTATCTTTGGAGCTACTATAGGTGTAGAACCGCAGGATCTTAAGTATAGAGGGGAACCTTCAAAAGTAATTATTGGTAATAGAGTGAAAATAAGGGAATATGTAACTATTCACCGTGGAACGGAAGGCGGTGGAATGGTTACAAAGATAGGAGACAACGTTCTATTAATGGCCTATTCCCATGTTGCCCACGATTGCCATATAGGGAACAATGTTATTGTCGCTAATGGGGTTCAGCTTGCAGGGCATGTAATAGTTGAAGATTTTGCCATAATTGGTGGATTGACTGGTGTCCATCAGTTTGTAAGAATTGGAAAGCATGCTATGATAGGCGGAGCTTCTGCGGTTCATAGAGACGTTCCACCGTTTACTTTAGCTTCCGGTAATAGAGCAAAGCTTGAAGGAATAAACATAGTGGGTCTGAAAAGGAGAGGTTTCTCAAAAGAGGAAATAAAAGCTTTATCTAAAGCCTTTGATACTATCTTTAAGGGAGAATTACCGTTCCGAGTTTCTTTGAAGGAAGTGGAAGAAAAGTTTGGAGAATACCTTTGCGTTAAGGAACTACTTGAGTTCATAAAGACGAGTAAGAGAGGAATTTGCATAGCTTGA
- the fabZ gene encoding 3-hydroxyacyl-ACP dehydratase FabZ: MVMDVMEIMKIIPHRYPFLLVDKIIEFEPKKRIVGIKNVTMNEPFFQGHFPGHPIMPGVLLVEAMAQVGCVLMFKSFDIDPEEYVIYFMGIDKARFRKPVRPGDTVKFVLEPTTIKKKLSKMLGKAFVGEDLVCEAEIMAMIARK, from the coding sequence ATGGTAATGGACGTAATGGAAATTATGAAGATAATTCCTCACAGGTACCCATTTCTCCTTGTAGATAAAATTATTGAGTTTGAACCAAAAAAGAGAATAGTTGGAATTAAAAACGTAACTATGAATGAGCCCTTCTTTCAAGGGCATTTTCCGGGACATCCAATAATGCCGGGAGTTCTTCTTGTTGAGGCAATGGCTCAAGTCGGTTGTGTTCTTATGTTTAAATCTTTTGACATAGATCCTGAAGAGTACGTCATCTACTTTATGGGAATAGATAAAGCCCGTTTTAGAAAGCCTGTAAGACCCGGAGATACTGTAAAGTTTGTTTTAGAACCTACTACCATTAAGAAAAAACTTTCTAAAATGCTTGGAAAAGCTTTTGTTGGAGAAGATTTGGTTTGTGAAGCAGAAATTATGGCAATGATTGCGAGGAAGTAA
- the ispF gene encoding 2-C-methyl-D-erythritol 2,4-cyclodiphosphate synthase: MFRVGIGYDVHRLEEGCKLIIGGVEIPFEKGLKGHSDADVLVHAICDAILGALALGDIGEHFPDTDEKFKGISSLILLKEVNEKAKSLGFQVANVDSVVVAQRPKLSPYKEKMRENIADVLNIPVDNVSVKATTTEKLGFEGRGEGISAKAVVLLRKVEG, from the coding sequence ATGTTTAGAGTTGGCATAGGTTATGACGTCCATAGGTTAGAGGAAGGTTGTAAACTCATTATTGGCGGGGTAGAGATTCCCTTTGAAAAGGGACTTAAAGGGCATTCTGATGCTGATGTTCTTGTCCATGCAATATGTGATGCTATTTTAGGGGCATTGGCTTTAGGAGATATAGGAGAACACTTTCCAGATACAGATGAGAAGTTCAAAGGAATTTCCAGTTTGATTCTTTTAAAGGAAGTAAATGAAAAGGCTAAAAGTTTAGGTTTTCAGGTTGCAAATGTTGATTCTGTAGTAGTAGCCCAAAGGCCTAAACTTTCTCCTTACAAGGAGAAGATGAGAGAAAATATAGCAGACGTTTTAAATATCCCAGTTGACAATGTTTCGGTGAAGGCAACAACTACAGAAAAATTGGGATTTGAAGGGCGAGGAGAAGGTATCTCAGCAAAAGCTGTTGTTCTCTTAAGAAAGGTGGAGGGTTAA